One genomic window of Actinoalloteichus hoggarensis includes the following:
- a CDS encoding acetyl-CoA carboxylase biotin carboxyl carrier protein: MTGVEVHPPRNGQSLGDESPMDRAVAALGAQDALELLCRSVSDVVRTTPQHPMRVNVRFGCASVEVEWPGAGSAPAEGGTAPAASAPVAPTQAVEPDGVERPAVCAPLVGTFYRAEEPGARPFVEVGDVVEPGQQVGIMEAMKLMNPILTEHRGRVVEVVVADGQPVEYGQALVLLEHLEEE; the protein is encoded by the coding sequence ATGACCGGCGTAGAGGTCCACCCGCCGAGGAACGGACAGTCGCTCGGCGACGAGAGCCCGATGGACCGGGCGGTGGCCGCGCTCGGAGCCCAGGACGCGCTGGAGCTCCTGTGCCGCAGCGTGTCCGACGTCGTGCGCACGACCCCGCAGCACCCGATGCGGGTCAACGTCCGCTTCGGCTGTGCCAGTGTCGAGGTCGAGTGGCCGGGCGCGGGCTCGGCTCCCGCCGAGGGCGGCACAGCACCGGCGGCCTCGGCCCCCGTCGCGCCCACGCAGGCCGTCGAGCCCGACGGCGTCGAGCGGCCGGCCGTCTGCGCGCCGCTGGTGGGCACCTTCTATCGAGCCGAGGAGCCCGGCGCCCGACCCTTCGTCGAGGTCGGCGACGTCGTCGAGCCGGGCCAGCAGGTCGGGATCATGGAGGCGATGAAGCTCATGAACCCGATCCTCACCGAACATCGCGGACGGGTCGTCGAGGTGGTCGTCGCCGACGGCCAGCCGGTGGAGTACGGCCAGGCCCTGGTGCTCCTGGAGCACTTGGAGGAGGAGTGA
- a CDS encoding antibiotic biosynthesis monooxygenase family protein: MSESTFRVMLRMQIKPGMEQDFERVWLEVGDSVTSHPANLGQWLSRSDEEGVYYIVSDWVSEPRFREFETSDRHLQHRQQLHPYRSGGSMTTMHVVAHLVGEGADVTHREWEAAR, encoded by the coding sequence ATGTCTGAGTCCACTTTTCGCGTGATGCTTCGGATGCAGATCAAGCCCGGCATGGAGCAGGACTTCGAGCGAGTCTGGCTCGAGGTCGGGGACTCCGTCACCTCGCATCCCGCCAACCTCGGCCAATGGCTGTCGCGCAGCGACGAGGAGGGCGTCTACTACATCGTCAGCGACTGGGTCAGCGAGCCGCGTTTCCGTGAGTTCGAGACCAGCGACCGTCACCTTCAGCACCGGCAGCAACTGCATCCCTACCGGTCCGGAGGCTCCATGACCACCATGCACGTCGTGGCCCACCTGGTGGGCGAGGGCGCCGATGTGACACATCGGGAGTGGGAGGCCGCTCGATGA
- the ruvA gene encoding Holliday junction branch migration protein RuvA: protein MIASVRGRVQAVALDHVVVDVSGIGLAVRTTPATLATLRRGDEAELMTSLVIREDSWTLYGFVDADARTLFELVQTVSGIGPRIALAMLAVLEPDQLRHAVSEGDLTALTQVPGIGRKGAERLVVELRDKVGPAGSSAAGTAGSGASQVRPSVVDALIGLGFTGKQAEQAVDAVLAEADGPDDMAGVLRRSLAILGRKR from the coding sequence ATGATCGCGTCGGTACGCGGCCGGGTGCAGGCGGTCGCCCTCGACCATGTCGTGGTGGACGTCTCCGGCATCGGGCTGGCGGTGCGCACGACGCCCGCGACGCTGGCCACGCTGCGCCGGGGCGACGAGGCCGAGCTGATGACCAGCCTGGTGATCAGGGAGGACTCCTGGACGCTGTACGGCTTCGTCGACGCCGACGCCCGGACGCTCTTCGAACTGGTGCAGACGGTCTCGGGCATCGGGCCGCGGATCGCGCTGGCCATGCTGGCGGTCCTGGAGCCCGATCAGCTGCGGCACGCGGTGTCCGAGGGCGACCTCACGGCCCTGACCCAGGTGCCGGGGATCGGGAGGAAGGGCGCGGAACGGCTCGTCGTCGAGCTGCGCGACAAGGTCGGCCCGGCCGGGTCCTCGGCCGCGGGCACGGCGGGCTCGGGTGCCTCGCAGGTCCGCCCGAGCGTGGTCGACGCGCTGATCGGACTGGGCTTCACCGGCAAACAGGCCGAGCAGGCGGTGGACGCCGTGCTCGCCGAAGCCGACGGTCCCGACGACATGGCGGGAGTGCTGCGGAGGTCGCTGGCGATACTGGGACGCAAGAGATGA
- a CDS encoding VOC family protein: protein MSITGVQLFSVPVSDQDKALEFYVDKLGFELILDQDLGGRRWLQVAPKDSATSIVLVTWYPSLVPGSVRGLMLLTSDIDADCARLSEAGVPVDGPHDQPWGRQADITDPDGNVIGLTTPPPSWG, encoded by the coding sequence ATGAGTATTACGGGTGTGCAGCTGTTCTCGGTTCCAGTGTCCGACCAGGACAAGGCACTGGAGTTCTACGTCGACAAGCTCGGATTCGAGTTGATCCTCGATCAAGACCTGGGCGGGCGGCGGTGGCTTCAGGTCGCCCCCAAGGACTCGGCCACCAGCATCGTGCTGGTCACCTGGTATCCGAGCCTGGTCCCCGGCAGCGTTCGCGGCCTCATGCTGCTGACCTCGGACATCGACGCCGACTGTGCCCGGCTGTCGGAGGCGGGCGTGCCCGTGGACGGTCCGCACGATCAGCCCTGGGGAAGGCAGGCCGACATCACCGACCCGGACGGCAACGTCATCGGCCTCACCACTCCGCCGCCCAGCTGGGGCTGA
- a CDS encoding PadR family transcriptional regulator has translation MAKRRASSPLTLAVLACLAQRPMHPYEMATTMRDQHHDSAVKINFGSLYNAVETLRKSQLIDVQSTGRQGNRPERTIYEITEDGREELAQRLRELLSTPMKEYTLLAAGLTFMTALSPDDVAAQLALRAHRLEKEVERDREELRLSSEGDKDRAPLPRLFLVEDEYQLALKETELTWVRGLLQDISSQSLDGVEEWRELHAARRIR, from the coding sequence ATGGCGAAGCGACGGGCGTCCAGCCCGTTGACGCTGGCAGTGTTGGCCTGTCTCGCTCAGCGGCCGATGCATCCCTACGAGATGGCCACCACCATGCGGGATCAGCATCACGACTCCGCAGTGAAGATCAACTTTGGCTCGCTGTACAACGCGGTGGAGACGCTGCGCAAGTCCCAGCTGATCGACGTGCAGAGCACCGGCAGGCAGGGCAACCGGCCGGAACGGACGATCTACGAGATCACCGAGGACGGTCGCGAAGAACTGGCACAGCGTCTCCGGGAACTGCTCAGCACTCCCATGAAGGAGTACACGCTGCTCGCGGCGGGCCTCACCTTCATGACGGCGCTCTCCCCCGACGACGTGGCCGCCCAGCTCGCGCTGCGGGCACACCGGCTGGAGAAGGAGGTCGAGCGCGATCGCGAAGAGCTGCGGCTCAGCAGCGAAGGCGACAAGGACCGCGCGCCGCTGCCCCGGCTCTTCCTGGTGGAGGACGAATACCAGCTCGCCCTGAAGGAGACCGAGCTGACGTGGGTCCGCGGCCTGCTCCAGGACATCAGCAGCCAGTCGCTCGACGGTGTGGAGGAATGGCGGGAGCTGCACGCGGCACGCCGTATCCGGTGA
- a CDS encoding FAD-dependent oxidoreductase, which produces MIIGCGVAGPVLAMFLQRAGIEAVVYEGRPEARDEVGAFLGIAPNGRDVLETLGIREEVEAVGIPSPRIAFLNHKARVLGRNPQPVVTLKRGMLTKAVREAAERRGIQIEWNKRLVDLSETDRDTVIARFADGSSAEADFLVGCDGIHSEVRRRILPEAPLPTFTGTVGTGAYTRVPGLASTEGTMYMTFCLNGFFGYQVTDSGEVCWFENFHQKTEPSAAELAGISDESWQRRLLELHRRDHDPIPAIIAAKQETMVRYTVSEMPVLPTWHRGRVCLLGDSAHAMGPHSGQGGSMALEDCIVLAKCLRDIPDLSRAFATYQSIRKERVEHVVKETRRNGDRKAPPGFFGRIGRDLVLPFFLKNGVDLFTEIYQHHIEWDEKVLVNS; this is translated from the coding sequence ATGATCATCGGTTGCGGTGTCGCGGGTCCGGTATTGGCGATGTTCCTTCAGCGAGCCGGCATCGAGGCCGTCGTCTACGAAGGGCGACCCGAGGCGCGCGACGAGGTCGGCGCTTTCCTGGGAATAGCACCCAACGGTCGAGACGTGCTCGAGACACTGGGAATTCGGGAGGAGGTCGAGGCCGTCGGCATCCCCAGTCCGAGGATCGCCTTCCTGAATCACAAGGCCCGGGTCCTCGGCCGGAATCCCCAGCCGGTGGTCACCCTCAAGAGAGGCATGCTCACCAAGGCCGTCCGGGAGGCGGCCGAGCGTCGAGGCATCCAGATCGAGTGGAACAAGCGGTTGGTGGACCTGTCCGAGACCGATCGGGACACCGTCATCGCGCGGTTCGCCGACGGAAGCTCCGCGGAGGCGGACTTCCTCGTGGGCTGCGACGGAATCCACTCCGAGGTACGGCGGCGGATCCTGCCCGAGGCGCCGCTGCCCACGTTCACCGGCACGGTCGGCACCGGCGCCTACACTCGCGTTCCCGGCCTCGCCTCGACCGAGGGCACCATGTACATGACCTTCTGCCTCAACGGTTTCTTCGGCTACCAGGTGACGGACTCCGGCGAGGTGTGCTGGTTCGAGAACTTCCACCAGAAGACCGAGCCCAGCGCGGCCGAGCTGGCGGGGATCTCCGACGAGTCCTGGCAGCGGAGGCTGCTCGAACTGCATCGGCGCGACCACGACCCGATCCCCGCGATCATCGCGGCGAAGCAGGAGACGATGGTCCGGTACACGGTCTCGGAGATGCCGGTGCTGCCCACCTGGCACCGAGGCCGCGTCTGCCTGCTCGGCGACTCGGCCCATGCGATGGGGCCGCACTCGGGACAGGGCGGCTCGATGGCCCTGGAGGACTGCATCGTGCTGGCCAAGTGCCTGCGCGACATCCCGGACCTCTCCCGGGCCTTCGCGACCTACCAGTCCATCCGCAAGGAGCGGGTGGAGCACGTCGTCAAGGAGACCCGACGCAACGGCGACCGGAAGGCTCCGCCCGGGTTCTTCGGCAGGATCGGCCGCGACCTCGTGCTGCCCTTCTTTCTCAAGAACGGCGTCGACCTGTTCACCGAGATCTACCAGCACCACATCGAGTGGGACGAGAAGGTGCTCGTCAACAGCTGA
- a CDS encoding SDR family NAD(P)-dependent oxidoreductase gives MDLNLKGKKALVTGGTRGVGRGVVLALAKAGVDVVTCHRQESEAVASLERELKEIGGNHRVVLADLAEPTQIAELLDEAGKHLGHLDLVVNNAGAISHVPYGDLDLAEWRRVIDTNLTASHLVIQHALPLLSEGASVISIGSKSSEVGIPLRAHYTATKAALRGLSRSLAKEFGKKGYRFNVLALGVIETEALHAMPAEQRELMVQRYSDKTALGRLGKPEEVAGAVLWLASDLSRYVTGATIHVDGGIS, from the coding sequence ATGGACCTCAATCTCAAGGGCAAGAAGGCACTGGTGACCGGTGGCACCCGTGGCGTCGGTCGAGGGGTGGTGCTGGCGCTGGCGAAGGCCGGTGTCGACGTGGTCACCTGCCACCGCCAGGAGAGCGAGGCGGTCGCCTCCCTCGAACGGGAGCTCAAGGAGATCGGCGGCAACCACCGCGTCGTGCTGGCCGACCTCGCCGAGCCCACCCAGATCGCCGAGCTGCTGGACGAGGCGGGCAAGCACCTCGGGCATCTCGACCTGGTCGTGAACAACGCGGGCGCGATCAGCCACGTCCCCTACGGCGACCTGGACCTCGCCGAATGGCGCCGGGTCATCGACACCAACCTCACGGCGTCGCACCTGGTCATCCAGCACGCGCTGCCGCTGCTGAGCGAGGGCGCCTCGGTGATCAGCATCGGCTCGAAGTCCTCCGAGGTGGGCATCCCCCTGCGGGCGCACTACACGGCGACCAAGGCGGCGCTGCGCGGGCTGAGCCGATCGCTGGCCAAGGAGTTCGGCAAGAAGGGCTATCGCTTCAACGTCCTGGCACTCGGCGTCATCGAGACCGAGGCACTGCATGCGATGCCCGCCGAGCAGCGCGAGCTGATGGTGCAGCGGTACAGCGACAAGACCGCCCTCGGCAGGCTCGGCAAGCCCGAGGAGGTCGCGGGGGCAGTCCTCTGGCTGGCAAGCGACCTGTCCCGTTACGTCACCGGCGCCACGATCCACGTCGACGGAGGAATCTCCTGA
- a CDS encoding antibiotic biosynthesis monooxygenase family protein: MTGEVRVLVYHAAEDPAAIEEAYHQASNRLQGVPGLRGNELLRSVHDQNGFVVASSWESLEAFQAWEQGATHRDSTAPLRPFRDTRLPVPFAIYQVAAAY, encoded by the coding sequence ATGACAGGGGAGGTGCGGGTCCTCGTCTATCACGCAGCCGAGGACCCCGCCGCCATCGAGGAGGCCTATCACCAGGCGAGCAACCGACTTCAGGGCGTTCCCGGACTCCGCGGCAACGAGCTGCTGCGGTCCGTGCACGACCAGAACGGGTTCGTGGTGGCCAGCTCCTGGGAGAGCCTGGAGGCGTTCCAGGCCTGGGAGCAGGGCGCGACGCATCGAGACAGCACCGCGCCGCTGCGGCCCTTCCGCGACACCCGACTGCCGGTGCCCTTCGCGATCTATCAGGTGGCGGCGGCGTACTAG
- a CDS encoding VOC family protein yields MRTLVASQWISGLATAAVLTLGLTATAAPQDPSAAAPDTATNSPAPTQEVARYGQPTLYGHDLVPMITFYESLGFEELYRMPEDGEGPPVFATLQNDTFFLALASADELSDATGLEFGPLSGKRRSNDLTVLVEDVDKTWRAAVRAGGRPVLRPKDFWWGERGGFVSDPAGNYVHISTHHE; encoded by the coding sequence ATGAGAACCTTAGTCGCCTCGCAATGGATTTCCGGGTTAGCGACGGCTGCCGTACTGACCCTCGGTCTCACGGCCACGGCGGCACCCCAGGATCCGAGCGCCGCCGCTCCCGACACGGCGACGAATTCACCCGCGCCGACGCAGGAGGTGGCGCGGTACGGCCAGCCGACCCTGTACGGCCACGATCTGGTTCCGATGATCACCTTCTACGAGTCTCTCGGTTTCGAGGAGCTGTACCGCATGCCGGAGGACGGCGAGGGACCGCCGGTCTTCGCGACTCTCCAGAACGACACCTTCTTCCTCGCGCTGGCCAGCGCCGACGAGCTGAGCGACGCCACCGGGCTCGAATTCGGTCCACTGTCGGGCAAGCGGCGAAGCAACGATCTCACGGTCCTCGTGGAGGACGTGGACAAGACCTGGCGGGCCGCGGTCCGCGCGGGCGGACGGCCGGTGCTGCGGCCGAAGGACTTCTGGTGGGGTGAGCGCGGCGGCTTCGTCTCCGATCCCGCGGGGAACTACGTGCACATCTCCACGCACCACGAATAG
- the accD gene encoding acetyl-CoA carboxylase, carboxyltransferase subunit beta, protein MTSTWKQTTRAASTAGTESDWFHCRGCHTLIYRRRFDRLGQVCPECGRHGPLTARQRIDQLFDVGTVKPVDLPATVDDPLTFTDLVPYSQRLATARRDTGLDDAVTVVHASLRGHQVVAAIMDFRFLGGSLGTAAGEAITRAAETALEQGCPLLLITASGGARMQEGALSLMQMAKTSNAIAALGEAGLLTISLITDPTYGGVAASFATLSDLIIAEPGARMGFAGPRVIEQTIRQRLPEGFQTAEFLRSHGLIDDVRPRSELPHVLDVLLSSSTPVAADWGAEHVDPVTTDVDRLAGREIGALVATARHLRRPTTLDHMAYWMDGFIELHGDRRGADCPAVVGGIGLLEGLPVVVIGHQKGHTTAEMVRRGFGMPSPAGYRKAIRLMRLAARMGVPVVTLVDTPGADPGLAAEENNQAGAIAECLRVIGGLPVPVVSVITGEGGSGGAIALAAGDRVLLSENAIYSVISPEGCAAILWKSPEAASTAAAALWLDAASLLRLGVVDGVVPEPPGGAHHDPAAAAETVRDAVICAVRELRGRDGAELVAERRRRFRRFGVASAANDVKEIRK, encoded by the coding sequence ATGACCAGCACCTGGAAGCAGACGACCCGTGCGGCCTCGACGGCCGGGACGGAGTCCGACTGGTTCCACTGCCGAGGCTGTCACACGTTGATCTACCGCAGGCGCTTCGACAGACTGGGCCAGGTCTGCCCGGAGTGCGGGCGACACGGCCCGCTCACCGCCCGGCAACGGATCGACCAGCTCTTCGACGTCGGAACGGTGAAACCCGTCGACCTCCCGGCCACGGTCGACGATCCCCTCACCTTCACCGACCTGGTGCCCTATTCGCAGCGGCTGGCCACCGCGCGGCGAGACACCGGCCTCGACGACGCGGTGACGGTGGTACACGCCAGTCTGCGGGGGCATCAGGTCGTCGCGGCGATCATGGACTTCCGCTTCCTCGGCGGAAGCCTGGGCACGGCGGCGGGTGAGGCGATCACCCGTGCCGCCGAGACCGCCCTCGAACAGGGGTGCCCTCTCCTGCTGATCACCGCCTCCGGCGGCGCCCGCATGCAGGAGGGGGCACTGTCGTTGATGCAGATGGCCAAGACGAGCAACGCCATCGCGGCGCTGGGCGAGGCGGGGCTGCTGACCATCAGCCTGATCACCGACCCGACCTACGGCGGCGTGGCGGCGTCCTTCGCCACCCTCTCGGATCTCATCATCGCCGAGCCGGGCGCGCGGATGGGTTTCGCCGGGCCACGCGTGATCGAGCAGACGATCAGGCAGCGTCTCCCGGAGGGGTTCCAGACGGCCGAGTTCCTCCGATCGCACGGTCTCATCGATGACGTCCGCCCACGCTCCGAACTGCCGCACGTCTTGGACGTGCTGCTCTCGAGCAGCACGCCGGTCGCGGCCGACTGGGGAGCCGAGCACGTCGACCCGGTCACGACCGACGTCGACCGGCTGGCGGGCCGGGAGATCGGCGCGCTCGTCGCCACCGCACGCCACCTGCGGCGGCCGACGACCCTCGATCACATGGCGTACTGGATGGACGGATTCATCGAGCTCCACGGCGATCGGCGGGGCGCGGACTGCCCGGCCGTCGTCGGCGGCATCGGGCTGCTGGAGGGCCTGCCCGTCGTGGTCATCGGACACCAGAAGGGCCACACCACGGCCGAGATGGTGCGCCGAGGCTTCGGGATGCCCTCGCCCGCCGGCTATCGCAAGGCGATCCGGCTCATGCGGCTCGCGGCCAGGATGGGTGTCCCGGTGGTCACGCTCGTGGACACCCCTGGCGCGGACCCCGGCCTGGCGGCCGAGGAGAACAACCAGGCCGGGGCCATCGCCGAGTGCCTCCGGGTGATCGGCGGCCTGCCCGTCCCCGTGGTCAGCGTGATCACGGGAGAGGGCGGCAGCGGCGGTGCGATCGCCCTCGCCGCGGGCGACCGGGTGCTGCTCAGCGAGAACGCCATCTATTCGGTGATCAGCCCCGAAGGCTGCGCCGCGATCCTCTGGAAGAGCCCGGAGGCCGCCTCGACGGCGGCGGCCGCCCTCTGGCTCGACGCCGCGTCGCTGCTGCGTCTCGGCGTCGTCGACGGGGTCGTCCCCGAGCCGCCGGGCGGGGCCCACCACGACCCGGCCGCCGCGGCGGAGACCGTGCGGGACGCGGTGATCTGTGCGGTACGCGAGCTGCGCGGACGGGACGGCGCCGAGCTCGTCGCCGAGCGGCGACGGAGGTTCCGGCGCTTCGGAGTCGCCTCGGCGGCCAACGACGTGAAGGAGATCCGGAAATGA
- a CDS encoding anthrone oxygenase family protein, whose product MLQVLLPLVLLANGLSAGVLVGTQLGGWPLLAALPPGRYVHAHAFFSTRYDPFMPICLVLTVLIDGVLLVVAPTPVLRLLCALAALLALGTVLISLIKNVPVNKWIQRLDPENLPADFDRVDPRRTWGGWNRTRSTLAVSALLVNCLVAGLLL is encoded by the coding sequence GTGTTACAGGTGCTCCTGCCGCTGGTGCTCTTAGCCAACGGCCTGTCGGCGGGCGTGTTGGTCGGAACACAGCTCGGCGGCTGGCCGTTGCTGGCGGCGCTGCCGCCTGGCCGCTACGTCCACGCGCATGCCTTCTTCTCCACTCGCTACGACCCCTTCATGCCGATATGTCTGGTTCTCACGGTGCTCATCGACGGGGTGCTGCTCGTCGTGGCGCCCACTCCGGTGCTGCGGCTGCTCTGCGCGCTGGCGGCGTTGCTCGCCCTGGGCACCGTGCTCATCTCGCTGATCAAGAACGTCCCCGTCAACAAGTGGATCCAGCGGCTCGACCCGGAGAACCTGCCCGCCGACTTCGACCGGGTCGACCCGCGGCGGACCTGGGGCGGCTGGAACCGCACGCGCAGCACGCTGGCGGTCTCCGCGCTGCTGGTCAACTGCCTTGTCGCCGGGCTGCTCCTCTGA
- a CDS encoding acetyl-CoA carboxylase biotin carboxylase subunit → MPDPVREVATQDRPFDTVLIANRGEIALRVVRTCREMGIRSVVVHSTADRDSAAVLAADESVQIGPAAPKRSYLFAPAIIEAALQTGAQAVHPGYGFLSEDPDFAEICARNDLVFVGPRPEVVSRLGDKALARSLMSDAGLPVLPGTIEPVRSAGEVVEEANRIGLPLIIKAAAGGGGRGMAVVREWAELLPTYRTTRAAARAVFGDERVYLERFWEKARHVEVQIIADEHGNVVHLGERDCSVQRRHQKLVEESPAPGLSRDLARRLAEHAVRGARAAGYTGAGTFEFLVDGDEAAFIEVNCRIQVEHPVTEAVTGIDLVREQLRVAAGMPLSFAQDDVELRGVAVECRVNAEDPARDFAPCPGELSEFVPPGGQFVRVDTGAYPGWRVPPDYDSLLAKVIAWAPDRPQALARMDRALQEFRIRGRGVHTTKELLREVLVHPSFQRAEHTTSFLDEEQSASTEAAVHDRAS, encoded by the coding sequence ATGCCGGACCCGGTTCGAGAGGTCGCGACGCAGGACAGACCGTTCGACACCGTCCTGATCGCGAACCGGGGGGAGATCGCGCTGCGGGTGGTGCGGACCTGCCGCGAGATGGGCATCCGATCGGTGGTGGTGCACTCCACGGCGGATCGGGACTCCGCCGCCGTGCTGGCCGCGGACGAGTCGGTGCAGATCGGGCCTGCCGCGCCCAAGCGGAGCTACCTGTTCGCCCCGGCGATCATCGAGGCGGCGCTGCAGACGGGGGCGCAGGCGGTGCATCCGGGTTACGGGTTTCTTTCCGAGGACCCGGACTTCGCGGAGATCTGTGCGCGTAACGACCTGGTCTTCGTCGGCCCGCGACCCGAGGTCGTGTCCCGACTCGGGGACAAGGCGCTGGCCCGATCCCTGATGTCCGACGCGGGACTGCCGGTGCTGCCCGGCACGATCGAGCCGGTGCGCAGCGCAGGCGAGGTGGTCGAGGAGGCGAACCGGATCGGCCTGCCGCTGATCATCAAGGCGGCGGCGGGCGGCGGCGGCCGCGGCATGGCGGTGGTGCGGGAGTGGGCGGAGCTGCTGCCGACCTACCGGACGACCAGGGCGGCGGCCCGGGCGGTGTTCGGCGACGAGCGGGTCTACCTCGAACGCTTCTGGGAGAAGGCCAGGCACGTCGAGGTGCAGATCATCGCCGACGAGCACGGCAACGTGGTGCATCTGGGGGAGCGGGACTGCTCGGTGCAGCGCAGGCACCAGAAGCTCGTCGAGGAGAGTCCGGCGCCGGGGCTCAGCCGGGATCTGGCTCGCAGGCTCGCCGAGCACGCCGTGCGGGGAGCGCGTGCCGCCGGGTACACCGGCGCCGGGACCTTCGAGTTCCTGGTGGACGGTGACGAGGCGGCTTTCATCGAGGTCAACTGCCGTATCCAGGTCGAACATCCGGTGACAGAGGCGGTGACCGGCATCGACCTCGTCCGCGAGCAGCTGCGGGTGGCCGCGGGGATGCCGTTGTCGTTCGCCCAGGACGACGTGGAGCTGCGCGGCGTCGCGGTGGAGTGCCGGGTCAACGCCGAGGACCCGGCCCGCGACTTCGCCCCCTGTCCCGGTGAGCTGAGCGAGTTCGTCCCGCCGGGCGGCCAGTTCGTCCGGGTCGACACCGGGGCCTACCCGGGGTGGCGCGTTCCGCCGGACTACGACTCGCTGCTCGCGAAGGTGATCGCCTGGGCACCGGATCGGCCGCAGGCGTTGGCCAGGATGGATCGAGCGCTGCAGGAGTTCCGCATCCGGGGTCGCGGGGTGCACACGACCAAGGAGCTGCTCCGTGAGGTCCTGGTCCATCCGAGCTTTCAGCGTGCCGAGCACACGACGTCGTTCCTGGACGAGGAGCAGTCGGCGTCGACGGAGGCCGCGGTGCACGACCGGGCGAGCTGA
- the ruvB gene encoding Holliday junction branch migration DNA helicase RuvB encodes MSPHAEPAEQDVESTLRPRDLREFIGQPRVREQLELVLSGALRRGRPPDHVLLSGPPGLGKTSLSMIIAAELGSALRVTSGPAMERAGDLAAMLSNLVEGDVLFIDEIHRIARPAEEMLYLAMEDLRVDVVVGKGPGATSIPLEIAPFTLVGATTRAGSLTGPLRDRFGFTAHMEFYSPAELEQVLRRSAAILGVALDPAGADEIARRSRGTPRIANRLLRRVRDFAEVRADGTVTRSVARAALEVYEVDELGLDRLDLAVLGALVRSFGGGPVGVSTLAVAVGEQPATVEEVCEPFLVRAGMLARTPRGRVATAAAWSHLGLTPPPEAVGGTGSLFAVDQD; translated from the coding sequence CTGTCCCCGCACGCCGAGCCCGCGGAGCAGGACGTCGAGTCCACCCTGCGCCCGCGTGACCTACGCGAGTTCATCGGTCAGCCGCGCGTCCGCGAACAGCTCGAACTGGTGCTCTCGGGGGCGCTGCGTCGCGGCAGGCCGCCGGACCACGTCCTGCTCTCCGGGCCGCCGGGCCTCGGCAAGACCAGCCTGTCGATGATCATCGCGGCCGAGCTGGGCTCGGCGCTGCGGGTCACCTCGGGGCCTGCCATGGAACGCGCGGGCGACCTGGCCGCGATGCTGTCCAACCTCGTCGAGGGCGATGTGCTGTTCATCGACGAGATCCACCGCATCGCCCGACCGGCCGAGGAGATGCTGTACCTGGCGATGGAGGATCTCCGCGTCGACGTGGTGGTCGGCAAGGGGCCGGGGGCGACCAGCATCCCGCTGGAGATCGCCCCCTTCACCCTCGTCGGGGCGACCACGCGGGCGGGCTCGCTGACCGGCCCGCTGCGGGACCGGTTCGGCTTCACCGCCCACATGGAGTTCTACAGCCCGGCCGAGCTGGAGCAGGTGCTGCGGCGGTCGGCCGCCATCCTGGGGGTGGCCCTGGACCCGGCGGGCGCGGATGAGATCGCCCGCCGCTCGCGCGGCACACCGCGGATCGCCAACCGGCTGCTGCGTCGGGTCCGGGACTTCGCCGAGGTGCGGGCCGACGGCACGGTGACGCGGTCGGTGGCCAGGGCGGCGTTGGAGGTCTACGAGGTCGACGAGCTGGGGCTGGACCGGCTCGACCTCGCGGTCCTGGGGGCGCTGGTCCGGTCCTTCGGCGGCGGCCCGGTGGGCGTGTCGACCCTGGCGGTGGCGGTCGGTGAGCAGCCGGCCACGGTGGAGGAGGTCTGCGAGCCGTTCCTGGTCCGGGCCGGGATGCTCGCCAGGACTCCCAGGGGTCGGGTCGCCACCGCCGCGGCCTGGTCTCACCTCGGCCTCACACCGCCGCCGGAGGCCGTCGGCGGCACCGGATCACTCTTCGCGGTGGATCAGGACTAG
- a CDS encoding SRPBCC family protein — MAGHTDNEIVIDAPMDLVWDMTNDIESWTGLFSEYSQAEIIERREGTIIFRLALHPDENGKVWSWVSARTPDEATRTVRSQRIETGPFKYMWIYWEYLQTDEGVRMRWVQDFEMRPQAPATDEAMTERLNRNTPIQMALIKQKVEAVAAEAAVAR; from the coding sequence GTGGCCGGTCACACCGACAACGAGATCGTCATCGACGCGCCGATGGACCTGGTCTGGGACATGACCAACGACATCGAATCGTGGACCGGGCTGTTCAGCGAGTACAGCCAGGCCGAGATCATCGAGCGGCGCGAGGGCACCATCATCTTCCGCCTCGCGCTGCACCCGGACGAGAACGGGAAGGTGTGGAGCTGGGTCTCCGCGCGCACCCCCGACGAGGCCACCAGGACGGTGCGGTCGCAGCGCATCGAGACCGGCCCCTTCAAGTACATGTGGATCTACTGGGAGTACCTCCAGACCGACGAGGGCGTGCGGATGCGGTGGGTACAGGACTTCGAGATGCGCCCCCAGGCGCCCGCCACCGACGAGGCGATGACCGAACGCCTCAACCGCAACACGCCGATCCAGATGGCCTTGATCAAGCAGAAGGTCGAGGCCGTCGCGGCCGAGGCCGCCGTCGCGAGATGA